One window of Acidobacteriaceae bacterium genomic DNA carries:
- a CDS encoding CoA-acylating methylmalonate-semialdehyde dehydrogenase: protein MATLASAPESTTESTNLREITHWINGTPVRGQSARFGDVFHPATGTVQARVPFATDAELNSAVEAAAAAFPDWSAQPPLRRSRVLFRLRDIFESRMDEVAALLNREHGKVFSDAKGEVMRGLENIEYATAIPELLKGQFTEQVGTGIDTWSMRQPLGVVAGITPFNFPAMVPLWMFPLAIACGNTFVLKPSERDPSASILLAEMLKEAGLPDGVFNVVHGDKSAVDAILAHPTIQAVSFVGSTAIAEYVYATGTKHGKRVQALGGAKNHMIVMPDADLDQAADALVGSAYGSAGERCMAISVAVTVGHQTADDLLAKLEDRIAKLRIGDGAPNSSDGEADFGPLITKQHREKVSSYIDLGRTEGAELVVDGRAQTLPRGEGFFLGACLFDHVKPDMRIYKEEIFGPVLGVVRVNNFEKALELINEHEYGNGTSIFTRDGDTARDFGRRVQAGMVGINVPIPVPMAFHSFGGWKRSLFGDHSIYGPEGVRFYTRLKTITARWPTGIRTGVDTSMPTLG from the coding sequence ATGGCCACACTCGCGTCCGCACCCGAATCCACCACTGAAAGCACGAACCTCCGCGAGATCACCCACTGGATCAACGGCACACCTGTGCGCGGGCAATCAGCCCGCTTCGGCGACGTCTTCCATCCCGCCACCGGCACCGTGCAGGCTCGCGTCCCCTTCGCCACTGACGCCGAACTCAACTCCGCCGTCGAAGCCGCAGCAGCAGCCTTCCCCGACTGGTCCGCCCAGCCGCCGCTCCGGCGCTCCCGCGTCCTCTTCCGCCTCCGCGACATCTTCGAGTCCCGCATGGACGAGGTTGCCGCACTCCTCAACCGCGAGCACGGCAAAGTCTTCTCCGACGCCAAAGGCGAGGTCATGCGCGGCCTCGAAAACATCGAGTACGCCACTGCCATCCCCGAGCTCCTCAAAGGCCAATTCACTGAGCAGGTCGGCACCGGCATCGACACCTGGTCGATGCGTCAGCCGCTTGGCGTCGTCGCCGGCATCACGCCCTTCAACTTCCCCGCCATGGTTCCGCTCTGGATGTTCCCGCTCGCCATCGCCTGCGGCAACACCTTCGTCCTCAAGCCCTCAGAGCGCGACCCCTCCGCGTCCATCCTGCTCGCCGAAATGCTCAAGGAAGCCGGCCTTCCCGACGGCGTCTTCAACGTCGTCCACGGCGACAAGTCCGCTGTCGACGCCATCCTCGCGCACCCCACTATTCAGGCCGTCTCCTTCGTCGGCAGCACCGCGATCGCCGAGTACGTCTACGCCACCGGCACAAAACACGGCAAGCGCGTCCAAGCCCTCGGCGGCGCAAAAAATCACATGATCGTCATGCCCGACGCGGACCTCGACCAGGCCGCCGACGCCCTCGTCGGTTCCGCCTACGGCTCCGCCGGCGAGCGCTGCATGGCCATCTCCGTCGCTGTCACCGTCGGCCACCAGACCGCCGACGACCTCCTCGCCAAACTCGAAGACCGCATCGCAAAACTCCGCATCGGTGACGGAGCACCCAACTCCTCAGACGGCGAGGCCGACTTCGGCCCGCTCATCACGAAACAGCATCGCGAAAAAGTCTCCAGCTACATCGACCTCGGCAGAACCGAAGGCGCAGAGCTCGTCGTCGATGGCCGCGCACAAACCCTTCCGCGCGGCGAAGGATTCTTCCTCGGCGCCTGCCTCTTCGACCACGTCAAGCCCGACATGCGTATCTACAAGGAAGAGATCTTTGGCCCCGTCCTCGGCGTCGTCCGCGTCAACAACTTCGAAAAGGCCCTCGAGCTCATCAACGAGCACGAGTACGGCAACGGCACCAGCATCTTCACCCGCGACGGCGACACCGCCCGCGACTTCGGCCGCCGCGTCCAGGCCGGCATGGTCGGCATCAACGTCCCCATCCCCGTGCCCATGGCCTTCCACTCCTTCGGGGGATGGAAGCGCTCTCTCTTCGGCGACCATTCGATCTACGGCCCCGAAGGCGTCCGCTTCTATACCCGCCTCAAGACCATCACCGCCCGCTGGCCCACCGGCATCCGCACCGGCGTCGACACCTCCATGCCCACCCTCGGCTAG
- a CDS encoding carboxylesterase family protein: protein MSFVVGSGEVADLRERVRAAVAGTKGEWKAYHQARNRKSTNRVPSSIPVAAGEPTKDTIGQMLSQASWCSYMRIGDQELDMWMFPSKALIGRVFFAVVLTASSAAIAQSPSASTDAGVLSGVHESGLSVYKGVPFAAPPVGDLRWQPPAAMTHWAGTRKADAFAPACMQTGVSMPGETPPVVSEDCLYLNVWTPAKSSKERLPVIVWIYGGAYTNGSASMPLYWGDRLAHKGVIVVTIAYRLGPLGFLAHPELTRESPHHTSGNYGLMDQIAALQWVQRNIASFGGDAKNVTIAGQSSGAISVSILMASPLARGLFQRAIGESGGLFEPLQIAPKYLLANAERDGEKYALSLGATSLQELRGLPAERFTGNPAGIVHPVIEPYVLPVSPYEAFAAGQQNDVPLLVGSNAEEARSLTDVRGVKAATFEKDVEQSFGQLPPALLAAYPHATDADAQQARLDLERDLRFGWDMWAWARLQAGTGKSPVYYYTFRQRPPFPAGSVYEGWGAGHFAELWYVFDHLDQEPWRWTKADRRVAAQVSGYWVNFAKSGNPNGPGLPLWPAFGNSDSKVMYLADPVRVGPVPGMSGLGVFDTVYTSVRKAPVSAP from the coding sequence ATGAGTTTTGTTGTGGGTTCGGGCGAGGTCGCCGATTTGCGCGAGCGTGTCCGAGCCGCGGTTGCAGGAACAAAAGGGGAGTGGAAGGCGTATCACCAAGCACGAAATCGCAAGAGCACGAATCGTGTTCCCTCATCCATTCCGGTTGCCGCCGGTGAGCCCACGAAAGACACCATCGGTCAGATGTTGTCGCAGGCCAGCTGGTGTTCTTACATGCGAATTGGCGACCAGGAGTTGGATATGTGGATGTTTCCCTCGAAGGCCCTGATCGGACGTGTCTTTTTCGCCGTTGTTCTAACAGCATCGTCTGCCGCGATAGCTCAGAGTCCCAGCGCATCGACGGACGCTGGCGTACTATCGGGCGTCCACGAGAGCGGATTGAGTGTTTACAAGGGCGTGCCGTTCGCTGCGCCACCGGTGGGTGATCTCCGGTGGCAGCCTCCGGCAGCGATGACGCACTGGGCGGGTACACGCAAGGCGGATGCGTTTGCGCCGGCGTGTATGCAGACAGGTGTGTCGATGCCGGGCGAGACGCCGCCGGTGGTGAGTGAGGATTGTCTCTATCTCAACGTCTGGACGCCGGCGAAGAGCTCGAAGGAGCGGTTGCCGGTGATCGTGTGGATTTATGGCGGGGCCTATACGAACGGATCGGCCTCGATGCCGCTGTACTGGGGCGACCGCCTGGCGCACAAAGGCGTGATCGTCGTGACGATTGCGTATCGGCTCGGGCCACTGGGATTCCTGGCGCACCCGGAATTGACGCGCGAGTCACCGCACCACACCTCCGGCAACTACGGCTTGATGGACCAGATTGCTGCACTGCAGTGGGTGCAGAGGAATATCGCGTCGTTTGGCGGAGACGCGAAGAATGTAACCATAGCCGGTCAATCCTCGGGAGCAATCTCGGTGAGCATCCTGATGGCTTCGCCGCTTGCGAGGGGATTGTTTCAACGCGCGATCGGAGAGAGCGGCGGTCTGTTTGAGCCGCTGCAAATCGCGCCAAAATACCTGCTGGCCAATGCGGAACGCGATGGGGAGAAATATGCGCTCTCGCTGGGGGCGACATCACTTCAGGAACTGCGCGGTCTGCCGGCAGAGCGGTTCACCGGCAATCCGGCTGGCATTGTTCACCCGGTGATCGAACCTTATGTGCTTCCGGTCTCACCGTACGAGGCGTTCGCGGCAGGGCAGCAGAATGATGTGCCACTTCTTGTTGGTTCAAACGCCGAGGAGGCACGCTCGCTGACGGATGTCAGGGGAGTGAAGGCGGCGACGTTTGAGAAAGATGTGGAGCAGAGTTTCGGTCAGCTTCCGCCGGCGCTGCTCGCGGCGTATCCGCATGCGACTGACGCAGACGCTCAACAGGCGAGGCTCGACCTCGAGCGCGACCTGCGGTTCGGCTGGGACATGTGGGCGTGGGCGCGGTTGCAGGCAGGAACCGGGAAGAGTCCGGTGTACTACTACACATTCCGACAGCGGCCGCCATTTCCGGCCGGCTCAGTGTACGAAGGCTGGGGCGCCGGCCACTTCGCGGAGCTGTGGTATGTCTTCGATCATCTGGACCAGGAGCCCTGGCGCTGGACGAAGGCCGATCGGAGAGTGGCTGCGCAGGTGTCCGGCTATTGGGTCAACTTCGCGAAGTCGGGCAATCCGAACGGACCGGGCCTGCCATTGTGGCCGGCTTTTGGCAATTCCGACAGCAAGGTTATGTATCTAGCCGACCCGGTGCGCGTTGGTCCGGTGCCGGGTATGAGTGGCCTCGGTGTCTTCGATACGGTCTACACGAGCGTGCGTAAGGCACCAGTGAGCGCGCCCTAG
- a CDS encoding XRE family transcriptional regulator, whose product MAAETPAEILDIATAQHLPPVPPQPYDSLSVDPTAAEALLSAAQLGQRIKRLRLKRSMGLVELGRLTGLSASFLSQLETGRVVPTLRNLARIALVFNKDLSWFFESSGQSVFRIQRRRDRVRLPVGSPDPDYVAESFGILVPEGGMRPCVAEFLAGDDRSAFHPDRYPGVEMVYVLNGAIELRRKGEPHLLEARDVCYISGETARSYRCAGDEPARALIISFDRESEPRRRPTPVS is encoded by the coding sequence ATGGCCGCCGAGACCCCTGCCGAAATTTTGGACATTGCCACCGCACAGCACCTGCCCCCGGTGCCGCCCCAGCCATACGACAGCCTCTCTGTCGATCCGACTGCCGCAGAGGCCCTGCTCTCGGCCGCCCAACTCGGCCAGCGCATCAAGCGCCTTCGCCTCAAGCGTTCCATGGGCCTCGTCGAGCTCGGCCGCCTCACCGGCCTCTCGGCCAGCTTCCTCTCGCAGCTCGAGACCGGCCGCGTCGTCCCCACGCTTCGCAATCTCGCCCGCATCGCCCTCGTCTTCAACAAGGACCTCTCCTGGTTCTTCGAGTCCTCCGGTCAATCCGTCTTCCGCATCCAGCGACGTCGCGACCGCGTCCGCCTGCCCGTAGGCTCGCCCGACCCCGACTACGTCGCCGAAAGCTTCGGCATCCTCGTCCCCGAAGGCGGCATGCGTCCCTGCGTCGCCGAGTTCCTCGCCGGCGACGATCGCTCCGCCTTCCACCCCGACCGCTACCCCGGCGTCGAGATGGTCTACGTCCTCAACGGCGCCATCGAACTCCGCCGCAAGGGCGAGCCGCATCTTCTCGAAGCCCGCGACGTCTGCTACATCTCCGGCGAAACCGCGCGCAGTTACCGCTGCGCCGGCGACGAGCCCGCCCGCGCCCTCATCATCAGCTTCGACCGCGAATCCGAACCCCGCCGCCGCCCCACTCCCGTCAGCTAA
- the ligD gene encoding DNA ligase D, which yields MAPPRKASRKSAKTKSAAKKTPTKSAAKKSPPKPAHAAKSAKPTKPARRKSASAADSVDEQLSRYRSMRDFHITAEPSGSKRAKSATTDENALPFVIQKHAASHLHYDFRLGWNGVLKSWAVAKGPSYVPGDRRLAVQVEDHPMEYGGFEGIIPKGQYGGGTVMVWDQGTWRPQPGYEDVTEALRKGSLKFLMDGTKMHGKWTLVRMGPKSSSSSGSRWGSSDKPNWLLIKEHDDFERGPNDPAITDAEPNSAVTGRTMDQIAHESDHVWNSKETAGTGRAWYRRDAPPGSNGSSSTTRASSSNSNVGEKFDINPRRSSKSAKGATYTSPGSAVIKTEKGLNARSIDPATLANLPAESQPAFIPPQLAEETTATPDGPDWLHEIKLDGYRIQARKSGSRVQLLTRKGLDWTHRMRAVADALAALPADKLTLDGEVVVLDDNGISSFANLQASFNEGERFSLTYFVFDLLHLDGCNTRNLTVRQRKQLLAKIIPSTDDGTVRFSDHIDGKGPEIFHEACKLGTEGIISKRDVPYRSGRSSDWLKSKCLLEQEFVIGGFTDSTEGPGRIGSLILGVYENDSPHQSSSPQLLYVGRSGTGFTQKLKRSLYDQLHKLETNKMPFSQKPQDIRRGYHWVQPKLVAEVRFASWTADNNIRQAAFLGLREDKSPHEVVREVATVKPKSDKSARTASARSSQPTARSSSAKKPESSKLQTANSNPKNKSSDPIALPATVRLTHPQKLLDPESGLTKHQLAAYYFTVADRMLPHIVDRPLSLVRCPEGAGKPCFFQKHVNSMLPPGITGVDVPDKKTGKPEPYITITTANAKPETLAGLAQMGVLEVHPWGSKNDDLEHPDRLIFDLDPDESLPWTTLADAAADVRKRLKRAGLESFLKTTGGKGLHIVAPIDPKHDWSTVKEAAHNLVLAMERSNPRLYLTKMTKSARVGKIYLDYLRNERGATAVAPFSPRARVGASISLPLPWSALKLPERPIFRVTDLDDPGSELRKHLRSDPWKPMLSLRQNLDPAALVTG from the coding sequence ATGGCACCCCCACGCAAGGCCTCCCGAAAATCAGCAAAAACCAAATCGGCCGCGAAGAAGACGCCCACAAAATCCGCCGCCAAAAAATCCCCACCGAAACCCGCGCACGCGGCCAAGTCCGCCAAGCCCACAAAACCCGCTCGCCGCAAATCAGCCTCTGCCGCCGACTCCGTCGACGAGCAACTCTCGCGCTACCGCTCCATGCGCGACTTTCACATCACGGCCGAGCCCTCGGGCTCCAAGCGCGCCAAGTCCGCCACGACCGACGAAAACGCGCTCCCCTTCGTCATCCAGAAGCACGCCGCCTCGCACCTCCACTACGACTTCCGCCTCGGCTGGAACGGCGTCCTCAAATCGTGGGCCGTCGCCAAAGGTCCCAGCTACGTCCCCGGCGACCGCCGCCTCGCCGTCCAGGTCGAAGACCACCCCATGGAGTACGGCGGCTTCGAAGGCATCATCCCCAAAGGCCAGTACGGCGGCGGCACCGTCATGGTCTGGGACCAGGGCACCTGGCGCCCTCAGCCCGGCTACGAAGACGTCACCGAGGCCCTCCGTAAGGGCTCACTCAAATTCCTCATGGACGGCACCAAGATGCACGGCAAGTGGACGCTCGTCCGGATGGGCCCCAAATCCTCCAGCTCGTCCGGCTCCCGCTGGGGCTCTTCCGACAAGCCCAACTGGCTCCTGATCAAAGAGCACGACGACTTCGAACGCGGCCCCAACGACCCGGCCATCACCGATGCCGAGCCCAACTCCGCCGTCACCGGCCGCACCATGGACCAGATCGCCCACGAGAGCGACCACGTCTGGAACTCCAAAGAAACCGCCGGCACTGGCCGTGCCTGGTATCGCCGGGACGCTCCACCCGGGTCAAACGGTTCCTCGTCCACTACAAGAGCTTCCTCCAGTAACTCTAACGTAGGCGAGAAGTTCGACATCAATCCACGCCGCTCATCGAAGAGTGCCAAGGGCGCAACCTATACGAGCCCTGGGTCGGCGGTCATCAAAACCGAGAAAGGGCTGAATGCCCGCTCTATAGATCCCGCCACCCTCGCCAACCTCCCCGCCGAATCCCAGCCTGCCTTCATCCCGCCACAACTCGCCGAAGAGACCACCGCCACCCCCGACGGCCCCGACTGGCTGCATGAGATCAAGCTCGACGGCTATCGCATCCAGGCCCGCAAGTCCGGCTCCCGCGTCCAACTCCTCACCCGCAAAGGCCTCGACTGGACCCACCGCATGCGCGCCGTCGCCGACGCCCTCGCCGCCCTTCCCGCCGACAAGCTCACCCTCGACGGCGAGGTCGTCGTGCTCGACGACAACGGCATCTCCTCCTTCGCCAATCTCCAGGCCTCCTTCAACGAAGGCGAGCGCTTCTCCCTCACCTACTTCGTCTTCGACCTACTCCACCTCGACGGCTGCAACACCCGCAACCTCACCGTCCGCCAGCGCAAACAACTCCTCGCCAAAATCATCCCCTCAACCGACGACGGCACCGTCCGCTTCAGCGACCATATCGACGGCAAAGGTCCCGAGATCTTCCACGAAGCCTGCAAGCTCGGCACCGAAGGCATCATCTCCAAACGCGATGTGCCCTACCGCTCCGGCCGCTCCTCCGACTGGCTCAAATCCAAGTGCCTCCTCGAGCAGGAATTCGTCATCGGCGGCTTCACCGACTCCACCGAAGGCCCCGGCCGCATCGGCTCCCTCATCCTCGGCGTCTACGAAAACGACAGCCCCCACCAGTCCAGCTCACCCCAGCTTCTTTACGTCGGCCGCTCCGGAACCGGCTTCACCCAGAAGCTCAAGCGAAGCCTTTACGATCAGCTGCATAAATTGGAAACAAACAAGATGCCGTTTTCTCAAAAGCCACAGGACATCCGCCGCGGCTACCACTGGGTTCAACCCAAACTCGTCGCCGAAGTCCGCTTCGCCTCTTGGACCGCCGACAACAACATCCGTCAGGCCGCCTTCCTCGGCCTTCGCGAAGACAAATCCCCACATGAAGTCGTTCGCGAAGTCGCTACTGTGAAACCAAAATCCGACAAGTCCGCCCGCACCGCCTCAGCTCGCAGCTCACAGCCGACAGCTCGTAGCTCCTCAGCCAAAAAACCTGAAAGCTCCAAACTGCAAACTGCAAACTCAAATCCAAAAAACAAATCGAGCGATCCCATCGCGCTCCCCGCCACCGTCCGCCTCACCCACCCGCAAAAACTCCTCGACCCCGAATCCGGCCTCACCAAACACCAGCTCGCCGCCTACTACTTCACCGTGGCCGACCGCATGCTTCCCCACATCGTCGACCGTCCGCTCTCCCTCGTCCGCTGCCCGGAGGGCGCTGGCAAGCCCTGCTTCTTCCAGAAGCACGTCAACTCCATGCTGCCGCCCGGCATCACCGGCGTCGACGTCCCCGACAAGAAGACCGGCAAGCCCGAGCCTTACATCACCATCACCACCGCGAACGCCAAGCCCGAAACCCTCGCCGGCCTCGCCCAGATGGGCGTCCTCGAAGTTCACCCCTGGGGATCCAAAAACGACGACCTCGAGCATCCCGATCGCCTGATCTTCGACCTCGATCCCGACGAGTCCCTCCCTTGGACCACGCTCGCCGACGCCGCCGCCGATGTCCGCAAGCGCCTCAAACGCGCCGGCCTCGAATCCTTCCTCAAAACCACCGGTGGTAAGGGGCTCCACATCGTCGCGCCCATCGACCCCAAACACGACTGGAGCACCGTCAAAGAGGCCGCTCACAACCTCGTCCTCGCCATGGAGCGCTCCAACCCCCGGCTTTACCTCACGAAAATGACCAAATCCGCCCGGGTCGGCAAAATCTATCTCGACTACCTCCGCAACGAGCGCGGCGCCACCGCGGTCGCCCCGTTTTCTCCCCGCGCCCGCGTTGGCGCCTCCATCTCGCTCCCGCTGCCCTGGTCTGCCCTCAAGCTGCCTGAGCGCCCTATCTTCCGCGTGACCGACCTCGACGACCCCGGCTCCGAGCTCCGCAAACACCTTCGCTCCGACCCCTGGAAGCCCATGCTCTCCCTCCGACAGAACCTCGACCCAGCAGCCCTCGTTACCGGATGA
- a CDS encoding alpha/beta hydrolase — MSRRGAVSRRGFLGGGLAAAAQLAAPVAARADPKARTFVLVHGAWHGGWCWRRVADRLTAKGHYVVAPTLSGVGERSHLKAEDIDLTTHVEDVVGEMKWKDLDDVVLVGHSYGGMVITGVAEQMRERIAAIVYLDAFMPGDGQSLADFTNRTSWPEPVTPAPPATYFHVNEKDAAWVQSKLTAHPTRCFTQKLKVTGAYQSIAKKLYVRAPLFAQKGFDQALEQCRADKSWQTATVTCGHDVMIDQPGELAAMLEKFA; from the coding sequence ATGTCGCGCAGAGGTGCGGTTTCTCGTCGTGGATTTTTGGGTGGCGGCCTGGCCGCTGCGGCGCAGCTTGCTGCGCCGGTCGCAGCAAGGGCTGATCCGAAGGCGCGGACGTTTGTGCTGGTGCATGGAGCGTGGCACGGCGGATGGTGCTGGCGGCGCGTGGCGGATCGGCTGACGGCGAAGGGCCATTATGTGGTGGCTCCGACGTTGTCGGGGGTGGGCGAGCGCTCGCATTTGAAGGCTGAGGATATTGATCTGACGACGCACGTTGAGGATGTGGTCGGCGAGATGAAGTGGAAGGACCTGGATGATGTGGTCCTGGTGGGGCACTCGTATGGCGGGATGGTGATTACGGGTGTAGCGGAGCAGATGAGAGAGCGGATCGCGGCGATTGTTTATCTGGACGCGTTTATGCCGGGCGATGGGCAGTCGCTTGCGGATTTTACAAACAGGACGTCCTGGCCGGAGCCTGTGACCCCGGCGCCGCCGGCGACGTACTTCCACGTGAATGAGAAGGATGCTGCGTGGGTGCAGAGCAAGCTGACGGCACATCCGACGCGATGTTTCACGCAGAAGCTGAAGGTGACGGGAGCGTATCAGTCGATTGCGAAGAAGCTTTATGTGCGGGCACCACTGTTTGCGCAGAAGGGGTTCGATCAGGCGCTGGAACAGTGCCGCGCAGATAAGTCGTGGCAGACCGCGACGGTGACCTGTGGACACGACGTAATGATCGATCAGCCAGGGGAACTGGCGGCGATGCTGGAGAAGTTCGCTTAA
- a CDS encoding Ku protein: MARPYWSGQVTISLVSFGVKLFVATEAKSQISFHQIDRSTGERVRHQKVLASAIERSPDEAADQSEVVEKSQIVKGYEYSKGHYVTIEPEELAHLRVPSKHTMEVTQFVNEDEIDPEFYEKPYFVVPENDAQTEAFLTVRKALQETKKVAITKIAFGGREHIVALAPGGPGGTDNKSETGGMMAYTLRYDAELRKPADYFSDIKHHSIDKESLDLAKELIKRRTAKFDPEKFVDGYEVAVKELVEAKLKHLPIPKDEEPAPAKGKVINLMDALRKSVSSGAKSSADEEAPAKRSPKKSAAAEKKTVSISSGTKKPPKSEKTARTTHKRKSA; encoded by the coding sequence ATGGCACGTCCCTACTGGAGTGGACAGGTAACAATTTCGCTCGTCTCTTTCGGCGTCAAGCTCTTCGTGGCTACAGAAGCCAAAAGCCAGATCAGCTTCCATCAGATCGACCGCTCCACCGGCGAGCGCGTGCGTCATCAGAAGGTCCTCGCCTCCGCAATCGAGCGTAGCCCCGACGAGGCCGCCGATCAGTCCGAGGTTGTCGAGAAATCCCAGATCGTCAAAGGCTACGAGTACTCCAAGGGTCACTACGTCACCATCGAGCCCGAAGAGCTCGCCCACCTCCGCGTCCCCTCCAAGCACACCATGGAGGTCACGCAGTTCGTCAACGAAGACGAGATCGACCCCGAGTTCTACGAGAAGCCCTACTTCGTCGTCCCCGAAAACGACGCCCAGACCGAGGCCTTCCTCACCGTCCGCAAGGCCCTCCAGGAAACCAAAAAGGTCGCCATCACCAAGATCGCCTTCGGTGGCCGCGAGCACATCGTCGCCCTCGCACCCGGCGGCCCCGGCGGCACCGACAACAAATCCGAAACCGGCGGCATGATGGCCTACACCCTCCGCTACGACGCCGAGCTCCGCAAGCCCGCCGACTACTTCTCCGACATCAAGCACCACTCCATCGACAAGGAATCGCTCGACCTCGCCAAAGAGCTCATCAAGCGCCGCACGGCCAAGTTCGATCCCGAGAAATTCGTCGACGGCTATGAGGTTGCCGTGAAAGAGCTCGTCGAAGCCAAGCTCAAACACCTGCCCATCCCCAAGGACGAGGAGCCCGCACCCGCCAAGGGCAAGGTCATCAACCTGATGGACGCGCTCCGCAAATCCGTCAGCTCTGGTGCGAAATCATCCGCCGATGAAGAAGCACCCGCCAAGCGCTCTCCAAAGAAATCCGCCGCGGCCGAGAAAAAGACAGTCTCCATCTCCTCCGGCACCAAGAAACCGCCGAAGAGCGAGAAGACCGCGCGCACGACCCATAAGCGCAAGAGCGCTTAA
- the aceB gene encoding malate synthase A, translated as MTLPPNTEIHATTADRYERVLTPEALAFAVALHREFNPRRKQLLAARAARQTRLDAGERPDFLASTRQIRETEWTVAPIPADLQDRRVEITGPVDRKMIINALNSGARVFMADFEDSTTPTWENLLDGQLNLIDAVRRTITFDDPSTHKHYALIDNPAVLVIRPRGWHLEERHLVVDGEYMSGSIFDFSLYLFHNARELTSRGSGPYFYLPKLESHLEARLWNDIFLRAQDMLAIPRGTIRATVLIETILAAFEMDEILFELREHSAGLNCGRWDYIFSFIKKLAADTSILLPDRSQVTMTTHFMRSYSKLCIKTCHRRRIHAMGGMSAFIPIKSDPEANERALTQVRADKEREASDGHDGTWVAHPGLVPVAKEVFDRLMPQPNQIDKQLPDYNPTAADLLAVPAGTITEAGLKQNIAVGLGYVEAWLRGIGCVPLFNLMEDAATAEISRAQLWQWVHHGAKLSDGQYAGLPITTELCDEFIDAELARAKENVPAPRYEAYEHAAFLMRELIKAPKFQDFLTVPAYARVLDREIYTA; from the coding sequence ATGACCCTCCCACCCAACACCGAAATCCACGCCACCACCGCCGACCGCTACGAACGCGTCCTCACGCCCGAAGCCCTCGCCTTCGCCGTCGCTCTGCACCGCGAGTTCAACCCGCGCCGCAAGCAGCTCCTCGCCGCGCGCGCAGCTCGCCAAACTCGCCTCGACGCCGGTGAACGCCCCGACTTCCTCGCCTCGACCCGCCAGATCCGCGAGACCGAATGGACCGTCGCGCCCATCCCCGCTGATCTCCAGGACCGCCGCGTCGAGATCACCGGCCCCGTCGACCGCAAGATGATCATCAACGCCCTCAACTCTGGCGCGCGCGTCTTCATGGCTGACTTCGAAGACTCGACCACGCCCACCTGGGAGAATCTCCTCGACGGCCAGCTCAACCTCATCGACGCCGTCCGCCGCACCATCACCTTCGACGACCCCTCCACCCACAAGCACTACGCCCTCATCGACAACCCCGCAGTCCTCGTCATCCGCCCGCGCGGCTGGCACCTTGAAGAACGCCACCTTGTCGTCGACGGCGAGTACATGTCCGGCTCTATCTTCGATTTCTCCCTCTACCTCTTCCATAACGCGCGCGAGCTCACCTCCCGCGGCTCCGGCCCCTACTTCTATCTTCCCAAGCTCGAGTCCCACCTCGAAGCCCGCCTCTGGAACGACATCTTCCTCCGCGCACAGGACATGCTCGCCATCCCGCGCGGCACCATCCGCGCCACCGTCCTCATCGAAACCATCCTCGCCGCGTTCGAGATGGACGAGATCCTCTTCGAGCTCCGCGAGCACTCCGCCGGCCTCAACTGCGGCCGCTGGGACTACATCTTCTCTTTCATCAAAAAGCTCGCCGCCGATACCTCCATCCTCCTCCCCGACCGCTCACAGGTCACCATGACCACGCACTTCATGCGCAGCTACTCCAAGCTCTGCATCAAGACCTGCCATCGCCGCCGCATCCACGCCATGGGCGGCATGTCCGCGTTCATCCCCATCAAGTCAGACCCCGAAGCCAACGAGCGCGCCCTCACCCAGGTCCGCGCCGACAAAGAGCGCGAAGCCTCCGACGGTCACGACGGCACCTGGGTCGCGCACCCCGGCCTCGTCCCCGTCGCCAAAGAGGTCTTCGATCGCCTCATGCCGCAGCCCAACCAGATCGACAAGCAGCTCCCCGACTACAACCCCACAGCCGCCGACCTCCTCGCCGTCCCCGCGGGCACCATCACCGAAGCCGGCCTCAAGCAGAACATCGCCGTCGGCCTCGGCTACGTCGAAGCCTGGCTGCGCGGCATCGGCTGCGTCCCGCTCTTCAACCTCATGGAAGACGCCGCCACCGCCGAAATCTCCCGCGCACAGCTCTGGCAATGGGTCCACCACGGCGCCAAACTCTCCGACGGCCAATACGCCGGCCTTCCGATCACCACCGAGCTCTGCGACGAGTTCATCGACGCCGAGCTCGCCCGAGCCAAAGAAAACGTCCCCGCTCCACGCTACGAAGCCTACGAGCACGCCGCCTTCCTCATGCGCGAGCTCATCAAAGCCCCCAAGTTCCAGGACTTCCTCACCGTCCCCGCCTACGCCCGCGTGCTCGACCGCGAGATCTACACCGCCTGA